A part of Marinicella rhabdoformis genomic DNA contains:
- the rplM gene encoding 50S ribosomal protein L13 — protein MKTFSAKAEEINREWFLIDAEGKTLGRMASEIALRLRGKHKPEFTPHVDTGDYIVVVNAEKLHVTGNKLNDKMYHHHTGYVGNLKSIALKDLLAKHPERVIEKAVKGMLPKNSLGRQMYRKLKVYSGSEHPHAAQEPKVLDI, from the coding sequence ATGAAAACATTTAGCGCAAAAGCAGAAGAAATCAACCGCGAATGGTTTTTGATTGACGCAGAAGGAAAAACATTGGGTCGCATGGCATCTGAGATTGCCTTGAGATTGCGTGGCAAACATAAACCTGAATTCACACCTCATGTAGACACAGGTGATTACATTGTTGTCGTGAATGCGGAAAAATTGCATGTCACTGGTAACAAATTAAATGACAAAATGTACCATCACCACACAGGTTATGTAGGTAACTTAAAATCTATCGCATTGAAAGATTTGTTAGCCAAACACCCTGAAAGAGTGATTGAGAAAGCAGTCAAAGGCATGTTGCCAAAAAATAGCTTGGGTCGCCAAATGTACCGCAAGTTGAAAGTTTATTCAGGTTCTGAGCATCCACATGCTGCACAAGAACCTAAAGTATTAGATATTTAA
- a CDS encoding UPF0149 family protein, with translation MIPYQPFAEHLKKLQVLASPSELQAHATGMLCVNQSMDYKMWSKWVINEYCVDGQAGEGLDMVLSAVFDHTKDMLNKEDYSYSLLLPEDEPSISARLGVLSEWVTTFLSALGLAGYSGKEHVSKEVVEFVEDLDKIARVEQTAEDTEGEELDLMEIVEYVRTGVMMLSAELNQLKPANNTIN, from the coding sequence ATGATACCTTATCAACCTTTTGCAGAACACCTTAAAAAGTTACAAGTTTTGGCCTCGCCAAGTGAATTACAAGCGCATGCTACAGGAATGTTATGTGTCAATCAGTCGATGGATTACAAAATGTGGTCTAAATGGGTGATTAATGAATATTGTGTAGATGGTCAGGCTGGTGAGGGGTTGGACATGGTTTTATCTGCAGTGTTTGATCATACAAAAGACATGTTAAATAAAGAGGACTATTCGTATTCTTTGCTTTTACCCGAGGATGAGCCCAGTATATCAGCCCGTTTAGGGGTTTTGTCTGAGTGGGTAACGACTTTTTTGTCGGCTTTGGGTTTGGCAGGTTATTCAGGAAAAGAGCATGTTTCGAAAGAAGTAGTGGAATTTGTTGAAGATTTGGATAAAATTGCGCGGGTTGAACAGACAGCAGAAGATACCGAGGGTGAAGAATTAGACCTCATGGAGATAGTTGAATATGTCCGAACCGGTGTGATGATGTTAAGCGCGGAGTTGAATCAATTGAAACCCGCCAATAACACCATAAATTAA
- the rpsI gene encoding 30S ribosomal protein S9: MANQQYYGTGRRKSSSARVFITPGSGKIVINDKDISEYFSRETARMVARQPLEVLGMADQFDIKCTVVGGGTTGQAGAIRLGLSRALLETDETLRPQLKEYSFLTRDARKVERKKVGLRKARRSVQFSKR, translated from the coding sequence ATGGCTAATCAACAGTATTACGGAACAGGCAGAAGAAAATCTTCATCAGCTCGTGTTTTCATCACTCCAGGCAGTGGTAAGATTGTCATTAATGACAAAGACATCAGCGAATATTTCAGCAGAGAAACTGCGCGCATGGTTGCAAGACAGCCTTTAGAAGTGCTTGGTATGGCTGATCAATTTGATATTAAATGTACAGTTGTCGGTGGTGGAACTACTGGCCAAGCTGGCGCCATCAGATTAGGTCTTTCTCGTGCATTATTGGAGACTGATGAAACATTACGTCCTCAATTGAAAGAATACTCATTCTTGACACGTGATGCGAGAAAAGTGGAAAGAAAGAAAGTCGGTTTGCGAAAAGCCCGTCGTTCTGTACAGTTCTCGAAACGTTAA
- the tyrS gene encoding tyrosine--tRNA ligase: MSVQDALDLICRGADEVIKLEELEKKLKTGKKLRIKAGFDPTAPDLHIGHTVLINKMRQFQDLGHDVIFLIGDFTGMIGDPTGKNVTRKPLTREQVLENAETYQEQIYKVLDKDKTIIEFNSNWFGKMTAADMIQLTSQYTVARMLERDDFDKRYKSGQPIAIHEFMYPLVQGYDSVALEADVELGGTDQKFNLLMGRHLQNQAGQDPQIVITMPLLEGLDGIQKMSKSLGNYIGIDEAPQEMFGKIMSISDDLMWRYFDLLSFKSNEHLAQLKAEVEAGKNPRDAKFELALEIIERFHSKEAAEQALAGFKAQFQKGALPDDIDEITLTTEGGEMGLAHILKNSGLCSSTSDAMRMTKQGAVKLNGEKLTDPKQSFPAGTEGVFQVGKRKFAKITLS; encoded by the coding sequence ATGTCAGTACAAGATGCACTGGATTTGATTTGCCGTGGCGCAGATGAAGTCATCAAACTAGAAGAACTGGAAAAGAAACTCAAGACCGGCAAAAAGCTCAGAATCAAAGCAGGCTTTGATCCAACAGCACCCGATTTGCATATTGGTCATACGGTTCTCATAAATAAAATGCGTCAATTCCAAGACTTAGGACATGATGTGATATTTTTGATTGGAGACTTTACTGGAATGATTGGAGACCCTACAGGGAAAAATGTCACCAGAAAGCCTTTGACCCGCGAACAAGTTTTAGAAAATGCCGAAACATATCAAGAACAAATTTACAAAGTCTTAGATAAAGACAAAACCATCATTGAATTCAATTCAAATTGGTTTGGCAAAATGACCGCTGCAGACATGATTCAATTAACGTCTCAATACACTGTTGCACGCATGCTAGAACGTGATGACTTCGATAAACGCTACAAATCGGGTCAACCGATTGCCATCCACGAATTCATGTACCCGTTAGTTCAAGGCTATGATTCTGTGGCACTTGAGGCTGATGTGGAGCTCGGTGGCACAGATCAAAAGTTCAATTTATTGATGGGCAGGCATTTGCAAAACCAAGCAGGACAGGACCCTCAAATTGTTATCACTATGCCTTTATTAGAAGGCTTAGATGGCATACAGAAAATGTCTAAATCACTGGGTAACTATATTGGTATTGATGAAGCGCCACAAGAAATGTTTGGCAAAATCATGTCCATTTCTGATGACTTGATGTGGCGTTACTTTGACTTGTTAAGCTTTAAATCTAATGAACATTTAGCCCAACTCAAAGCTGAGGTTGAAGCTGGAAAGAACCCACGAGATGCCAAATTTGAATTGGCTTTAGAAATCATTGAACGGTTCCACAGCAAAGAAGCTGCAGAACAAGCACTGGCAGGTTTCAAAGCACAGTTTCAAAAAGGTGCTTTACCCGATGACATTGACGAAATCACATTAACCACAGAAGGTGGAGAAATGGGTTTGGCACACATACTTAAAAACTCAGGGTTATGTTCAAGTACTTCTGATGCCATGCGCATGACCAAACAAGGTGCTGTTAAATTGAACGGTGAAAAATTAACCGACCCCAAACAATCTTTTCCTGCTGGTACTGAAGGTGTATTCCAAGTAGGCAAAAGAAAATTTGCTAAAATCACACTGTCATAA
- a CDS encoding DUF481 domain-containing protein: protein MTNNKLIWIAGALLINGSVHAADNDAEGKGTVWSGKGQLGFSMASGNSDSDNLNGSVELKIESEKWVNQSKLEAQYASSDGETTTDRFVFSGKTGYKWRDADHFFYASRYENDDFSGYDYTMSASVGWGHKFFESDKSKLLTELALGYKVQAVDADRSEVSGAILVGKMDYMRQLTETTKFEDVLLIESGSDNTYIQNDMGVALKVNEAFAVKLNYQYRHNTDVPAGKEKTDELISANLVYDF, encoded by the coding sequence ATGACTAATAATAAATTAATTTGGATAGCAGGCGCGTTGTTGATTAATGGGTCTGTGCATGCAGCAGATAATGACGCAGAAGGAAAAGGTACTGTTTGGTCTGGTAAAGGGCAGCTTGGCTTTTCAATGGCTTCAGGGAATTCAGATTCAGACAATTTGAACGGCTCTGTTGAATTAAAAATTGAAAGTGAAAAGTGGGTGAATCAATCGAAATTAGAAGCCCAGTATGCTTCATCTGATGGTGAAACGACAACTGATCGCTTTGTCTTCAGTGGTAAGACAGGTTATAAGTGGAGAGATGCTGATCATTTCTTCTATGCTTCTCGTTATGAAAATGATGATTTTTCTGGCTACGATTACACCATGTCAGCTTCTGTTGGCTGGGGACATAAGTTTTTTGAGTCTGATAAAAGTAAATTATTAACTGAGTTGGCTTTGGGTTATAAGGTGCAAGCGGTTGATGCTGATCGCTCAGAGGTCAGTGGGGCAATCTTGGTGGGTAAGATGGATTACATGCGTCAATTAACTGAAACAACCAAATTTGAAGATGTGCTGTTGATTGAGTCGGGCTCTGATAACACTTACATTCAAAATGACATGGGCGTGGCCTTGAAAGTTAATGAAGCCTTTGCGGTCAAATTAAACTACCAGTACAGGCACAACACAGATGTTCCTGCAGGTAAAGAAAAGACAGATGAGTTGATTTCAGCGAATTTGGTTTATGACTTTTGA